The nucleotide sequence ATCATTCAAGGGCGTCCAAACCGCCCCTCGCGCACCATCCTGAGTGTCATTCGCGGGCCTCCCGGCCGCCGGGAGATCCCCGAGGGCACTCGCTACCCGGGCACCCCCGGGGCGGCGCGCGCTCCTTGGAGCGCATCCGGCCGAACACCTCTCGTGGTGCAGGTTATGCCTGCTCCGTGTTCGCTAACGCCAGCTCAGGATCCGACTCGCCGTGGCATCGCTCGATAGTTTCAAGTCCCGCCAGACGCTTGAGGCAGGGGGCAAGACCTACGCCTACTACTCGATCCCCGAGGCACAGAAGAACGGCTTGGCCGACGCGACCGCGCTGCCGTTCTCGATGAAGGTGATCCTTGAGAACCTTCTCCGCTTCGAGGACGACCGCTCGGTCCGCAAGGGCGACATCGAGGCCGCCGTGGCGTGGCTCGGCAACAAGGGCAAGGCCGAGACCGAGATCGCCTTCCGCCCCTCCCGCGTGCTGATGCAGGATTTCACGGGCGTGCCCGCGGTGGTGGACCTCGCCGCCATGCGCGACGCCATGGTCGCGCTCGGCGGCGACCCCCAGAAGATCAACCCGCTGGTGCCGGTCGATCTCGTCATCGACCACTCGGTGATCGTCGACGAGTTCGGCACCCCGAAGGCGCTCGGCGACAACGTCGCCCTCGAATACGCCCGCAACGGCGAGCGCTACACCTTCCTGAAATGGGGCCAGTCGGCGTTCGATAACTTCTCCGTCGTGCCTCCCGGCACCGGCATCTGCCATCAGGTGAATCTCGAATACCTGTCGCAGACGGTATGGACCGGGGCGGGTGAAGATGGAGATCCCTTCCCGTGTGCCTATCCGGACAGCCTTGTCGGCACCGATTCGCACACCACCATGGTCAATGGCCTTGCCGTGCTCGGCTGGGGTGTCGGCGGGATCGAGGCCGAGGCGGCCATGCTCGGTCAGCCGCTGTCGATGCTGATCCCCGAGGTCGTCGGCTTCAAGCTGTCGGGCAAGCTCCCCGAGGGAACCACCGCGACCGACCTCGTGCTCACCGTCACGCAGATGCTGCGTAAGAAGGGCGTAGTCGGCAAGTTCGTGGAGTTCTACGGTCCCGGTCTCGACGACATGCCGGTGGCCGACCGCGCGACCATTTCGAACATGGCGCCCGAATACGGCGCGACCTGCGGCTTCTTCCCGATCGACCAGAAGACCATCGACTTCCTGAAGGTCACTGGCCGACAGGACGATCGCATCGCGCTGGTCGAGGCCTACGCCAAGGCGCAGGGCATGTGGCGCGACGCCAAGACGCCCGATCCGGTCTTCACCGACACGCTCGAACTCGACATGGGCACGGTGCGTCCGTCGCTCGCCGGCCCGAAGCGCCCGCAGGACCGGGTTCTGCTCGATGCCGCCAAGGCCGGCTTCGCCGATTCCATGGAGAAGGAGTTCAAGAAGGCCGCCGACATCGCCAGCCGCTACGCGGTCGAGGGTGCGAACTTCGACATCGGCCACGGCGACGTGGTGATCGCGGCGATCACCTCCTGCACCAACACCTCGAACCCGAGCGTGATGATCGGCGCGGGCCTGCTCGCCCGCAACGCGGTCGCCAAGGGCCTCTCGTCGAAGCCGTGGGTGAAGACCTCGCTCGCCCCCGGTTCGCAGGTCGTCGGTGAGTACTTGGACAAGTCCGGCCTGCAGGCGAGCCTCGACGCACTCGGCTTCAATCTCGTCGGCTTCGGCTGCACCACCTGCATCGGCAATTCGGGCCCGCTTCCGGCCCCGATCTCGAAGGCGATCAATGACAACGACGTGGTCGCCGCGGCCGTGCTGTCGGGCAACCGCAACTTCGAGGGTCGCGTGAACCCGGACGTGCGGGCCAACTACCTCGCCTCGCCGCCGCTCGTCGTGGCCTACGCGCTGGCCGGCTCGCTCCAGATCGACATCACCCGCGAGCCGCTCGGCCAGGGCTCGGACGGCAAGCCGGTCTACCTGAAGGACATCTGGCCGTCCTCGGAAGAGGTGAACCGCTTCATCGAGGAGAATATCACCTCGGAGCTGTTCAAGAGCCGCTACGCCGACGTGTTTGGCGGCGACGCCAACTGGAAGGGCGTCGAGGTCACCGAGGCGGAGACCTTCGCCTGGGATGCCGGCTCCACTTACGTGCAGAACCCGCCCTATTTCGAGGGCATGACCAAGACGCCCGACCCGATCACCGACATCGAGGGCGCGCGCATCCTCGGCCTGTTCCTCGACTCGATCACGACGGACCACATCTCGCCTGCGGGCAACATCCGCGCGGCCTCGCCCGCCGGCGAGTACCTGCAGTCGCATCAGGTGCGGGTGCAGGACTTCAACCAATACGGCACGCGGCGCGGCAACCACGAGGTGATGATGCGGGGCACGTTCGCCAACATCCGCATCAAGAACCAGATGGTGCGGGACGAGAGCGGCAACGTCGTCGAGGGCGGCCTCACCCTGCATCAGCCCGACGGTGAGCGGATGTATATCTACGATGCCGCGCAGAAATACGCGGAGGAGGGCACGCCGCTCGTCGTCTTCGCCGGCAAGGAGTACGGCACCGGTTCGTCGCGCGACTGGGCGGCCAAGGGCACGAAGCTGCTCGGCGTGCGCGCTGTGATCGCCGAGAGCTTCGAGCGCATCCACCGCTCGAATCTCGTTGGCATGGGCGTGGTGCCGCTGGTGTTCCAGGGCGACACGTCCTGGCAGTCGCTGGGCCTGAAGGGCGACGAGACCGTGACGATCAAGGGGCTGGCGGGCGAGCTGAAGCCGCGCCAGACGCTGATTGCCGAGGTCACCGCGGCGGACGGCTCGAAGCAGGAGGTTCCGCTGACCTGCCGGATCGATACCCTCGACGAGCTGGAATACTTCCGCAACGGTGGCATCCTGCCCTACGTGCTGCGCTCGCTCGCAGCCTAACCATCCGTCGTTTCGGCGACCGAAGAGCCTCTCCCGCAAGGGAGGGGCTTTTTTCGTCGTTTCATCGAGATGCGGGGGCGCGAGGCGAGGAAGACGCCTTCCGAGCGTATCCTCCTGGGCATCGGCTTCACCGTTCTCGTGATCCTCACTCCGGCAGGCGGACTCCTGCTGGCGGTCCCCTCCGTGATGAGGCCGAATCCCGCTTCGCGTCCGCCCTTGGCCGATGGGTTGCCGCAAGAACTGCGATCGACGGATCGAGCCTTCGCCAAGCGTGTCCTGACAGCCTTCCCGGTCGGATCGCCGGAGGCCGATCTTCTTCGGACCCGCGACGCGCAAGGTCTCCGGGGCCGCGGCATCGAGGGGCGACGATCAAGTTTCGTCCAGCAGGCATTTCCCTGCCAGCATACTTGGAGCATCGACTGGATCGCGGACAACGAGGGTCGGATTGCCGAAGATAAAGGCGAATCACGATGCGGTTTGCCTCTGAGACGTCTGGTATCCCCACAGGCTTTGCCGGCTCCGGCACCGCCGCTATAGCCGAGTGATCGAGCCCCAGCCCTGATCCCGGACCGGGTGCTCGCCCTGGAGACGACGGCCATGATTCTGGAAATCGCGCAGATCGACGTAAAGCCCGGTTCGGAGGCCGCGTTCGAGAGCGGCATCGCCCAGGCTGCTGAAATCTTCCGCGCTGCCGCAGGGTGCCGCAGCTTCGCTGTGCGCCGCTCGATCGAGAAGCCGCAGCGCTATCGCCTGCTGATCGAATGGGAGACCCTTGAAGCGCATACGCGGGACTTCACAGGCTCCGACGCCTGGAAGGCATACCGGTCGCTGGTCTCGGACACGTTCGAGAGCGCGCCCCAAGTCGAGCACACCGAACTGACGCTCAACGGCTTCTGAGCCGAGAGAGGGACGATCCGGCCATGAAGATGTACGGCAACTGGCGCTCTGCAGCGGCCTTCCGCGTGCGCATCGCGATGAACCTCAAGGGGATCGCCTACGAGGAGATCTTCCTCGACCTCGATGCCGGTGACCAGTTCAAGCCGGACTTCCTGGCGATCAATCCGCAGGGGGCCGTGCCTGCCTTGTTCGACGGCGACGGGCCGCCCCTGACCCAGTCGTTGGCGATCCTCGACTATCTCGAGGAGACGCAGGCAGGCGTGAAGCTGCTTCCCACAGAGCCTCGGGCGCGCGCCCGTGCCCGCTCCCTGGCCCAGGTGGTGGCGTGCGACACCCACCCCCTCTACGTACCGCGGGTGCGCACGTTCCTGATGGAGAATTATGGCCTGCCGCGCGAGAGAATGCTCGAATTCCTGCGCAACGCCTTCACCTCGGGCCTGAAGGTGCTGGAGACCCGGCTCTCGACGGAGGAGGGCACCGGCCGCTTCTGCCAGGGCGACGCGGTGAGTCACGCCGACCTCTGTCTCGTCAGCCTTTGGGTCGGCACCGGCATCTTCGGGATCGAGACCGATCCCTATCCCACGGTCCGCCGCATCGCCGAAACGGTGTTGGCCCTCGACGCCGTGGTCCGCGCCCATCCCCTCCGGCAACCGGGCGCACCGACCAGCTAGAATCAAGTGACCGGTACGTCAAAAATATTTTTGCAATCACGCCTCTGTGTCTTGTCAAACTTGCACCCCACCTCCGCTGCGAACGGGTGGGTTCTTGAAGGGTTGCTGTTGTAAGATCATTCCAAACTGAAGCGCCGCCGATCGAGGCGGCCCTTTTTCTTCGAGGTGGGGCGAGGATGGTTCCGAGCGAAACGGTCACGGATCTGCACAAGATCGTCGTGGTGGGAGGAGGGGCGGCCGGCCTGGAGTTGGTGACCAAGCTCGGCAACAAATACGGCAAGCGCGGCAAGGCCCACGTCACGCTGGTGGATCGCGCCCGCACGCACATCTGGAAGCCGTTGCTGCACGAGGTTGCCGCTGGTTCACTCGATGTCGGCCATCACGCCGTCGATTACCTGCACCACGCCCACGCCAACCACTTCCGCTACCGAATCGGCGAGATGACGGGGCTCGACCGTGAGAAGCGGGTGATCCATCTCGCCGCCAGCCGCGACAGCGAGGGGCGTGAGGTCACGCCTGTGCGAGCGATTTCCTACGATACGCTGATCCTGGCGGTGGGCTCCACCACCAACGATTTCGGCACGCCGGGCGTCGCCGAGTACGCCATCGCCCTCGACACCAAGGAGCAGGCGCTGCGCTTTCACCAGCGCCTCGTCAACGGCATGCTGCGGGCGCACACGCAGGAGGGGCCGGTGCGTCCCGGCCAGCTCCACGTGACGGTGATCGGCGCGGGCGCAACCGGGACGGAACTGGCGGCGGAACTGCACCGCACCACCCGCGAGGTCGCCC is from Methylorubrum sp. B1-46 and encodes:
- the acnA gene encoding aconitate hydratase AcnA → MASLDSFKSRQTLEAGGKTYAYYSIPEAQKNGLADATALPFSMKVILENLLRFEDDRSVRKGDIEAAVAWLGNKGKAETEIAFRPSRVLMQDFTGVPAVVDLAAMRDAMVALGGDPQKINPLVPVDLVIDHSVIVDEFGTPKALGDNVALEYARNGERYTFLKWGQSAFDNFSVVPPGTGICHQVNLEYLSQTVWTGAGEDGDPFPCAYPDSLVGTDSHTTMVNGLAVLGWGVGGIEAEAAMLGQPLSMLIPEVVGFKLSGKLPEGTTATDLVLTVTQMLRKKGVVGKFVEFYGPGLDDMPVADRATISNMAPEYGATCGFFPIDQKTIDFLKVTGRQDDRIALVEAYAKAQGMWRDAKTPDPVFTDTLELDMGTVRPSLAGPKRPQDRVLLDAAKAGFADSMEKEFKKAADIASRYAVEGANFDIGHGDVVIAAITSCTNTSNPSVMIGAGLLARNAVAKGLSSKPWVKTSLAPGSQVVGEYLDKSGLQASLDALGFNLVGFGCTTCIGNSGPLPAPISKAINDNDVVAAAVLSGNRNFEGRVNPDVRANYLASPPLVVAYALAGSLQIDITREPLGQGSDGKPVYLKDIWPSSEEVNRFIEENITSELFKSRYADVFGGDANWKGVEVTEAETFAWDAGSTYVQNPPYFEGMTKTPDPITDIEGARILGLFLDSITTDHISPAGNIRAASPAGEYLQSHQVRVQDFNQYGTRRGNHEVMMRGTFANIRIKNQMVRDESGNVVEGGLTLHQPDGERMYIYDAAQKYAEEGTPLVVFAGKEYGTGSSRDWAAKGTKLLGVRAVIAESFERIHRSNLVGMGVVPLVFQGDTSWQSLGLKGDETVTIKGLAGELKPRQTLIAEVTAADGSKQEVPLTCRIDTLDELEYFRNGGILPYVLRSLAA
- a CDS encoding antibiotic biosynthesis monooxygenase, whose amino-acid sequence is MILEIAQIDVKPGSEAAFESGIAQAAEIFRAAAGCRSFAVRRSIEKPQRYRLLIEWETLEAHTRDFTGSDAWKAYRSLVSDTFESAPQVEHTELTLNGF
- the maiA gene encoding maleylacetoacetate isomerase, translated to MKMYGNWRSAAAFRVRIAMNLKGIAYEEIFLDLDAGDQFKPDFLAINPQGAVPALFDGDGPPLTQSLAILDYLEETQAGVKLLPTEPRARARARSLAQVVACDTHPLYVPRVRTFLMENYGLPRERMLEFLRNAFTSGLKVLETRLSTEEGTGRFCQGDAVSHADLCLVSLWVGTGIFGIETDPYPTVRRIAETVLALDAVVRAHPLRQPGAPTS